CACATCGTCTCGGTGCTCAATGTCGAGCAGAGCACCATGGCGCGCGAGAGCGATGCCGTGCTGGGTACCGTGGCGGGGCCGGAAATATCCGTTGCCAGCACCAAGGCATTTACCGCCCAGCTTTCGGTGCTGGCATGCCTGACCATTGCCCTTGGCCGTGCGCGTGGCCTGCTGGACGCCACAACCGAGGAGCAGATGGTCACGGCACTGCTCGACCTGCCCAGCAAGGCGGCGGAAGTCTTCGAGCGGCATGACGAGATCCGCCGCATGGCCACCATCGTGGCGGAAGCGCGCGACGTGCTCTATCTGGGGCGCGGGGCCATGTTCCCCGTTGCGCTGGAAGGTGCGCTCAAGCTCAAGGAAATCACCTATATCCATGCCGAGGCCTATGCGGCGGGGGAAATGAAGCATGGGCCGATCTCGCTGATTGACAGCACCGTGCCGGTGGTGGCCACCGTGCCGTCCGGGCCCCTGTTTGAAAAAACCCTGTCCAACCTGCAGGAAGCCAAGGCGCGCGGCGGCCGGCTGCTGGTGTTTACCGATATGGCGGGTGCGCCAAGGCTGCGCGAGATTGCCGAATGCGTGGTGGCGATTCCGACGGTGGCGGAATTCGTAGCCCCGATCCTGCAGACCATACCGGTGCAGATTCTGGCCTACGAGGTAGCGCTGCTCAAGGGGACGGATGTGGACCAGCCGCGCAACCTCGCCAAGTCCGTTACTGTTGAATAGACAGACGGGAGCCGCTCGGCACAATCATCGCCAGCAGGAACGATAACAGCAGCAGGGACACGGAGCGCATGGCAGAACAAACGGCATCATCCCCCGGTGCGGGGCCGTCTGTCCTTGTGCGCGGCGCTGGTGTTTCGGGGCTGACCGCTGCCGTGACCCTGGCCGAGCGGGGGGCGCGGGTCCGTGTGCATGAAAGCGGGCCACGGGTCGGCTGGGGGGCATCATGGAAGGCGGGGGGCATGCTGGCCCCGTGGTGCGAGGCGGAATCCGCAACGCCGGAGGTTACGGCGCAGTCCCTGTCCTCACTGGACTGGTGGGATGCCCATGTGCCCGGTGTCATACGCAATGGCACCCTTGTGCTCGCCCCCGCGCGCGACGTGCGCGAAATCGCGCGCTTTGGCCGCCGGACATCACATTTCACCACCATAGGCGAGGGCGAGATCGCAGATCTCGAGCCCGACCTGGCGGACCGTTTTTCCCGCGCCCTGCTGTTTGCGGGGGAAGGCCATGTCGACCCGCGCGCGGCACTGGCGTCACTTGCCAGCCGGGTGGTGGAACTGGGGGGAAGCCTGCATTTCGGTGTGCCGCCCGACGCGGATATGACGGGGTATGACTGGGTCGTGGACTGCACCGGCATTGCCGCGCGTGAGCAGATGGCGGACATGCGCGGCGTGCGGGGTGAAATGCTGCTGCTGCGCTGCCCGGATGTCGGCCTGCACCGTCCCGTGCGCATGCTGCACCCGCGCATACCCATTTACATCGTGCCGCGCGCCGACCATGTGTACATGGTGGGCGCCACCATGATAGAAAGTGAAAACGCAGGCCCCATGACCCTGCGCTCCATGGCGGAGATGCTGGGCGCGGTCTATGCCCTGCACCCCGCCTTCGGGGAGGCCGAGATACTCGAGACCGGGACCGGGCTGCGCCCGTCCTACCCCGACAACATGCCTGCCGTCCGGCGCAATGGGCGGCATATCCACATCAATGGCATGTACCGCCATGGCTTCCTGCTCTCGCCCGTGCGGGCGGGGGAGGCGGCCGATATCGTGTTTGGCGCGTGAAGCACGCACCCTCCCCCGCACAGGAGATGGACATGCAGATTATGGTGAATGACACCCGTCACGACGTAAGGGCCACCACGCTTGCGGCCCTGCTTGAAGAACTGGGCTATGACGGGAATGCGCGCATCGCCACGGCAGTGGAAGGCAGTTTCGTGCCCAGGGGCCAGCGTATGTCCATGGTGCTGCGCGAAGGCGCGCGGGTGGAAATTCTGGCCCCGATGCAGGGAGGATGACGGCAATGACACTTTTCTATGGCACGGCGCTGACATCGCGCCTGATGCTGGGTACTGCCCAGTATCCATCACCTGAAATCCTGAGTGACGCGGTACGCCGCGCGGGTGCGGGTGTGGTGACCGTATCACTGCGGCGCGAGGCTGCGGGTTCACGCGCGGGGGAGACGTTCTGGAACCTGATCCGTGGGCTGGACGTGCCCGTGCTGCCCAATACCGCGGGCTGCCATACCGTGCGCGAAGCGGTGACCACGGCGCAGATGGCGCGTGAGGTTTTTGGCACCGACTGGATCAAGCTGGAGGTGATTGGCGAATCCGACACCCTCCAGCCCGACATGTTCGCGCTGGTCGAGGCCGCGCGGATCCTGATTGACGATGGCTTCAAGGTCTTTCCCTACATGACGGAGGACCTGGTCGGCGCCGAACGCCTGCTGCGCGCGGGGTGCGAGGTACTGATGCCATGGGGCGCGCCGATCGGGTCGGGCAAGGGGCTGAACAACCTGTTTGGCCTGCGCGCGCTGCGTGCCCATTTTCCCGATGTGCCGATGGTGGTGGATGCCGGCATTGGCGTGCCGTCGCACGCGGCGCAGGCGATGGAACTGGGTTATGACGCGGTGCTGATCAACACGGCGGTGGCCAAGGCGGGCAACCCGGCGGAAATGGCGCGTGCCTTCGCCATGGCGGTCGAGGCCGGGCGCATGGCCTATGTGGCCGACCCGATGGAGGTCCGTGACATGGCCGTGCCCTCGACCCCCGTTATCGGGCAGGCAGTGCTGTGAGCGCGGCCCTGCCATCACGCATCTACCCTGTTGTCGATGCCGCCCACTGGGTTGCCCGGCTGGGGCAGGCGGGCGCAGGACTGATCCAGCTGCGGCTCAAGGACATGGCGCCGGATGCCCTGCGCCATGAAATCTGTGAGGGGATCCGCCTGGCGCGCGCGCATGACGTGACGCTCGTGCTGAATGATTACTGGCAGATCGCGATAGAGGAAGGGGTGGATTACATCCATCTGGGGCAGGAGGATCTGGATACGGCGGATATTGCGGCCATTCGCGCGGCAGGCATCCGCCTTGGGGTCAGTACCCACAGCGATTCGGAACTGGAGCGTGCCCTGTCCGTCACACCCGATTACGTGGCGCTTGGCCCGGTCTGGCCGACCACGCTCAAGAAAATGCCGTGGGGCCCGCAGGGCACCGCCAGGCTGACGGCATGGAAGCAGCGGATTGGCGGCATACCGCTGGTTGCCATCGGCGGCATCACGCGTGAACGTGCGCCGCTGTGTCTTGCCGCCGGGGCGGACTGTGTCTCCGCTGTGTCGGATTTCATTCGCATGCCCGACCCGGAAGCACAGGTAAGGGCGTGGCTGGCCGCGACCGCAGGCCCCGTTACGGTATGACAGGACGGGGCTGTGAAGCACTGGAACATAATGTGATCCAGCCTGTGTTGTTCCTGCAACGGGTATGTGGCATTATTGATACTCGGTGCGGGGGTATGTGAAGCAACGTCTTTCGCGGCCGGATACCGACCGTGTAAGTCCCGTTTCGCTGATCCGTAATATAATGAACATAATCTGTTCATGGTCGGTCGCTAGGATTGGGCTATGATCGCCATATGGCCGTGAATCGGGGATTTTGAATGGAGATAGCGGGTCTGGCAGCAATCCTGATGGCAATTGCCGTGCTGCTTGTCGTGGTCAGCGGGGTGCAGCCGCTTGCCCGCCGCCTGGAACTGTCCGAGACCGTGCTGCTGGCCATCGTGGGCATCGTCATCGGCGGGGCGGCCGATCTTGTGCTGCGCAATTCCCATCTGGAAATATTCAATGGCGCGGCACAGACGCTGCTGGATTTCCCGCTCAACAGCGAAGCGTTCCTGCTGATCTTCCTGCCCATACTGGTGTTCCAGGGGGCTCTGGGCATTGACGTGCGCAGGCTGGCGCATGAAACCGCGACCGTGCTGCTGCTGGCGGTGGTGGCGGTTGCGGTATCCACCGCCGCGATCGGCTTCGCGCTCTATCCCTTTGCGGGCATGCCGCTGGCGGTCTGCCTGCTGCTTGGCTCCATCGTGGCCACGACCGATCCGTCGGCCGTTGCGGGCATATTCAAGGAAATCGGCGCCGCAAGCCGCCTGACCCGGCTGGTGGAAGGCGAGGCGCTGCTCAATGACGCCGCTGCCATTTCCATCTTCACTATCCTGCTGGGTTCCATCACCTCGCATCACAAGATCATGCTTGGTGGCGCGATGCTGGAGTTCCTGGTCTCCTTTGTCGGGGCGCTCATCATCGGCGTGGTGTTCGGGCGGCTTACGCTCATGGTCATTCCGGCACTGGGGGTGGCACCCGCGGCGGAGGTCACGCTGACCGTGGCGCTGCCCTACCTTTCCTATATCGTATGCGATGAATTCTTGGGCTTTTCCGGTGTGGTGGCCACGGCGGCGTCCGGGCTGACCATTTCCATCTATGGCCCGTCCACCTTCCGGCCACAGACATGGCGATTCCTGAACGAGCTGTGGCAGCAGCTTGTATTCTGGGCGGGGTCGCTGGTGTTCGTGCTGGCGTCCATGCTGGTGCCACGCCTGCTGGTGGGCATGACGAAATGGGACTGCGTGCTGATCCTGCTGGCCGCGGGCGCCGGGCTTCTGGCCCGTGGGGCGGTGGTGTTCGGCATGCTGCCCGTCCTTGCCGCGACCAAGCTTTCCCCGCCGGTACCCACACCGTTCAAGGTGACGATGGTATGGGGTGGGCTGCGGGGCGCGATCACGCTGGCGCTGGCGCTGGCGGTGACCGAGAACGAGCATGTTTCGAGTGGCATCGCCCACTTCATCGGCATCATCGCCACCGGCTTCGTGCTGATCACGCTGTTCGTCAATGGTCTTTCACTGCGCTACCTCGTGCTGTTCCTCAAGCTGGACCAGCTGCCGCTGATCGATCAGGCGCTGCGCCACCAGATCCTGGCCATCGGTCTGGGGGAAGTCCGTGACCAGACGCGCGAAGTGGCGGGTGAGCTTGGTTTTTCCCGCAATGTCACCAATACCGTGGTCGAAGTGCTGGACCGCCGCGTCCATTCGGAGGAACAGGCCAACACCTTTGACACGGCCCTGGGTGACCGCCAGCGCGTGACGCTGGCGCTGATCGTCATTGCCAACCGCGAGCGTTCCATCCTGCTGGACCTGTTCCGCATACAGGGACTGTCGCGCCGGGTGATGGAAACGCTGCTGCGTTCGGCCGAGGCCATGGTCGATGGCGCACGGCTGGAGGGGCGCTTTGGCTATGTACGCGCCCTGCGGCGCAGGCTCCGGCCTTCGCTGCGTTTCCGCGTGGCGCAGGTCATCCATCATCGGTTCAATTTCGATACACCGCTGATGTACTGCATGATGGAGCGCTTCGAAATGCTGATGATCGGCTATTTCGTCTCGCTGTCGCTCACGCGGTTCATGCGCCAGCGCATGGAGCCCACGCTTGGCACCCGTATCAGTGAAATCGTGGGGGAGGTGCTGGGCCGCCAGTGCAAGCTGCTGGATGAAGCGCTCCAGACCCTGCGGCTGCATTACCATGGCTATTCCGAAGCGCTGGAAAACCGGATGCTGCGCCAGATCGCACTCAGGCTGGAGGAGGAAAAATATGATACCCTCATGGCCGATTCGCTGCTTAGCGAGGAACTGCACCGGGAATTGCACAAGGATGTGGAGCATCGGCGCGAACAGCTTGATTTCAGGCTGAAATTCAACATCCGTGCCGGGATCGAAAGCCGTATCCACAACTTCCCGCTGTTTGAGGGGGTGCCTGATGGCGTACTCCATGACGTGGCGATGAAGATGTCCATCCACTTCTCGTCCCCCGGTGAGCGGCTGTACCGCAAGGGGCAGAAGGTGCGGACGGTCTACTTCATCAGCGCCGGGCTGGCGGAAACCCATTACCCCAAGCATGATGTCCGGTTTGGCGCGGGTGCCGTGCTGGGGGCGGAGGAAGCCCTGAAGGACGAACGTGTGACCGTAACCAGCTGCTCGTTGCAGTTCGGTCACTTCATGACCATGAGCGCACGGCATTTCCGCGCGTTGGTGGAAGAGCATCCCCGCATTGGCGAGAACCTTGAGCGCCTGGTGAAAGCCCGCAGCAAGGGTGAACTGCCCGATGCCCAGCTTCTGCCACAGGACGGAAAAGACACGCCCGAAAGCCCGCCATCCTATGACGCCATTGACCTGGCCATGGCCCCCGTCAACCGCGTCATCCCGATAAAGCATGACAATGAAGCGACCGATGCCTGAAACCCGCGCCATCCCCTGAACGCCCGCGGGCTTTTGATTCGCCCGTTGGTCGTGTCGCTGGCGACGGGTGTCAGATCGCACGCATGGACGGGAAGGATGCGCCGGGCGGCGGAGGTCAATCTGATGATAAAGGCTGGCAAAAACCACCAGCTAACGTGATACGACCGTATAATCGGGTGATCTGGCACCCGGGTCCGACATCACCGTAATGATATCATGCATGATACGGTCCGCTGTCATCAGTCGGTAATGGATGGGATCCCAGAACAGGTCACGGTCATCAGTAATGGGGCCAGGTATGTCGAAATCCAGTACCAGCGTGTGGGGAGCGGTGGCGGCAACGGATGCCACGTAGCGGTGGCATGCTTCGAACATGCTGTCATACATTGATCCCCGCGGGTTATGTCGGGTTGCCTGTACCGGCGGAAACCACAGGATACGGACCGTCGTATCCGGTACGGCGTCAAGGATGGCGGGAAGGTACGTCCGCATGGCCGGTGCCGCTTCAATCGGTGTGGGCGGCGGGCGCATGGGGTCAGGCCCCCATGCGGCAAAGACCCGGTTGGCGCGTGCGCGGGTATAGAGACTGTCGGCCGCTACGAAGTTCGTGTACCCGTCCTCGCCATAATGGTCGTGACGCAGGCCAAGCTGCAGCATGAATTCGTTGGCGGCTTCCTGCAATGCGTACAGGTTGGCCATGTGCAGGTAACCCAGCCATGATGACCCCTGATAGATCCAGTCGGGCCAGGGCTCATTATTCAGTGGAACCTGCTTGGGGCCATACAGGCACCATGATCGATCCAGGTCCACCATCAGAAACCTGGGGCTGGGATGATGGCGCAGGAACTCGCGCAGCAGTCGGTACTGCTCATGGGGCCGGGCATTGTTCATGGCCATGTTGAGGAAATGCGCGCCAAGCGGGCCATCCAGTATTTCAGGCCGCATCAGGCGTGCAGTCGATGTGCCGAGCATGACCGAATCAAACCTGTTTTTCCGGGCCAGCATCGGCATGGTAAAGCGCGCATTGCTGGTAACGGGCACCCGATGCAGTGGAAGGGAGAGCGGCAATGCCCCCCATGGGTCAATCAGGATTATAAAAAGGTAAAGGCTGCCACCAACCGCCAGTATCGATGCCAGGAACAGTATGCAGCACCGCTGCCATGGGTCTTTCCTGACTGTCTGCAAGGCTCCGTACACTCCAAATACCGGGAGTGATAGGGTATTTTATTTCCGTCGCAAAGGTCATTGCCGTTTTTTCCACTGAATACCGGCGCCTGCATCATAGCTCCGGTGTCATGACCAGCCCGCAGCCGGGAGGCACGGCCACCCGGCCATGCCGGATTACGGCACGTCGTGATCCCGGCAGTCA
This portion of the Komagataeibacter sp. FNDCF1 genome encodes:
- a CDS encoding thiamine phosphate synthase — translated: MSAALPSRIYPVVDAAHWVARLGQAGAGLIQLRLKDMAPDALRHEICEGIRLARAHDVTLVLNDYWQIAIEEGVDYIHLGQEDLDTADIAAIRAAGIRLGVSTHSDSELERALSVTPDYVALGPVWPTTLKKMPWGPQGTARLTAWKQRIGGIPLVAIGGITRERAPLCLAAGADCVSAVSDFIRMPDPEAQVRAWLAATAGPVTV
- a CDS encoding FAD-dependent oxidoreductase, which produces MAEQTASSPGAGPSVLVRGAGVSGLTAAVTLAERGARVRVHESGPRVGWGASWKAGGMLAPWCEAESATPEVTAQSLSSLDWWDAHVPGVIRNGTLVLAPARDVREIARFGRRTSHFTTIGEGEIADLEPDLADRFSRALLFAGEGHVDPRAALASLASRVVELGGSLHFGVPPDADMTGYDWVVDCTGIAAREQMADMRGVRGEMLLLRCPDVGLHRPVRMLHPRIPIYIVPRADHVYMVGATMIESENAGPMTLRSMAEMLGAVYALHPAFGEAEILETGTGLRPSYPDNMPAVRRNGRHIHINGMYRHGFLLSPVRAGEAADIVFGA
- a CDS encoding cation:proton antiporter; its protein translation is MEIAGLAAILMAIAVLLVVVSGVQPLARRLELSETVLLAIVGIVIGGAADLVLRNSHLEIFNGAAQTLLDFPLNSEAFLLIFLPILVFQGALGIDVRRLAHETATVLLLAVVAVAVSTAAIGFALYPFAGMPLAVCLLLGSIVATTDPSAVAGIFKEIGAASRLTRLVEGEALLNDAAAISIFTILLGSITSHHKIMLGGAMLEFLVSFVGALIIGVVFGRLTLMVIPALGVAPAAEVTLTVALPYLSYIVCDEFLGFSGVVATAASGLTISIYGPSTFRPQTWRFLNELWQQLVFWAGSLVFVLASMLVPRLLVGMTKWDCVLILLAAGAGLLARGAVVFGMLPVLAATKLSPPVPTPFKVTMVWGGLRGAITLALALAVTENEHVSSGIAHFIGIIATGFVLITLFVNGLSLRYLVLFLKLDQLPLIDQALRHQILAIGLGEVRDQTREVAGELGFSRNVTNTVVEVLDRRVHSEEQANTFDTALGDRQRVTLALIVIANRERSILLDLFRIQGLSRRVMETLLRSAEAMVDGARLEGRFGYVRALRRRLRPSLRFRVAQVIHHRFNFDTPLMYCMMERFEMLMIGYFVSLSLTRFMRQRMEPTLGTRISEIVGEVLGRQCKLLDEALQTLRLHYHGYSEALENRMLRQIALRLEEEKYDTLMADSLLSEELHRELHKDVEHRREQLDFRLKFNIRAGIESRIHNFPLFEGVPDGVLHDVAMKMSIHFSSPGERLYRKGQKVRTVYFISAGLAETHYPKHDVRFGAGAVLGAEEALKDERVTVTSCSLQFGHFMTMSARHFRALVEEHPRIGENLERLVKARSKGELPDAQLLPQDGKDTPESPPSYDAIDLAMAPVNRVIPIKHDNEATDA
- a CDS encoding thiazole synthase; this encodes MTLFYGTALTSRLMLGTAQYPSPEILSDAVRRAGAGVVTVSLRREAAGSRAGETFWNLIRGLDVPVLPNTAGCHTVREAVTTAQMAREVFGTDWIKLEVIGESDTLQPDMFALVEAARILIDDGFKVFPYMTEDLVGAERLLRAGCEVLMPWGAPIGSGKGLNNLFGLRALRAHFPDVPMVVDAGIGVPSHAAQAMELGYDAVLINTAVAKAGNPAEMARAFAMAVEAGRMAYVADPMEVRDMAVPSTPVIGQAVL
- the thiS gene encoding sulfur carrier protein ThiS — encoded protein: MQIMVNDTRHDVRATTLAALLEELGYDGNARIATAVEGSFVPRGQRMSMVLREGARVEILAPMQGG